The DNA window TATCTATCCAGTCATGTTTTTATGCTAAAATCTTTCATAAAAGTCTCTGTAGAAGCTGCATTTTGCATTCAACTTTGTCAGTCATTTCTTGTAGAACACATCCCGACAGTCTATATTCCagaatctgcaaaaaaaaaaaaattgatgattCTCGCCTTTGCACGAAAACTGAAAGCTCCATTCTCTCGAGAATTTCTATAATCACgttattatttttcttataatcacgttattttttttttttttttgtgttgcaAAATTGATTACAACAAAAGAATCTTGAAAATTCCTATAATcacattattatttttcctGTTATCACGTTATTATTTTTCTCGGTGTGTCGCAGAATTGATTACAATAGAAGAATCGACGTATGCTTCTTATAAAAGAACAAGTCTACCAGCCACAAAAAAATCAGCACACGTGATGGTAAATTTAATCGTTCCCTTCCCATACAACAAAACTGTACACGTTAAACAAGAGTATGAAAACTCATTGTACCAATGGTCTTTAATAATTGAGAAATACTAAATTTATGAAGTAAAGCAAGACCTTTGCAATTCTTTGATGAAATCTTAATATTACTAAGTCTAATGCAAATGTGAAACTGTTGCAGACAACCAAGCGTGCAACGGGGACTTTGGTTACATGGGTTGAGAACTGCGGTGTTTGTACACAAATAGCCAAGGCAGTAAACTTTataaaaggttaaaaaaaaaaaaaaagatttacaATAATCACAGGCAGACAACCTCCCGCAATGTCATTCATAGTTGTCCAGAAAACCAGAGGAGCTGTTGAATTTAGTCTCCATGAACCATAACTGACTGAAAAGGTACCCTCTTCATTTCAACAAATGTCGAAAAATCCTTGTTTATTGGCTGTTTCCATGGCTCACCATCCATCTGCATGAAAGCTTCTTTCCATTCTCCCCCTCTGAGCTCAAAACGAATAGCTGAAGCCTGGAAAAGCCATTAGAACTAAGACTCAGTCGAACGTCAAAGCAAAAATTTAACTCCAACCAGCAAACCTAATTAAAGTGCAAAGGTCATGaccatattttattttatttgtgcTAACACTCTGCTTGCAGTACCTGTGCAATGTGTTTGGCAGAGATCACTTCAGCCATAACCATTGAAGCATGCCATCCATGCTTCAGACCAAAAATTTCTAGCAAACCATCATCAGCATGCGCTTCAACGAAGCCTTTCTGAAAAGTAACAATTGAGGAGAAGGAAACCATATCAACATACAATAACATGCGTTCTTTGAGAACTATCTACGAAAGCTTCAAATCAAACAGTGTGTGTGGTGAACTTATGATTTAGATGCAAGAAAAAGGCAATGCAGAAGCAGCAATTCGATAGTCGAAAACAGGGAAAATATATGCAAATATCTGCAATCTACAGCAACTGTATATAACCATTTTAAAATGTGTtaagagaaaaggtgaaagtAGAAATAATTACACAAAGGTTTATGTTGCACTTTTGGAACTAGGGAGAAACAACAGTTGGAGCTTTTTTGCAAGTTCTGCTTAATACTCTTAATCTGGATTTTAATTACAATTATAGTCACTAATGTTAAAGAGCTCACAAAATAATAAATAGATCAAAGGACTACATCATGtcaacaattaaaaaaatagaaGTCCAGAATGGTCAACCAACCAGGTTATCATTTATGGTGATAGATGACCTACAAGGGTACCACTAGCCCAACACAGTGCAATCGATATAATGTTTATGTtgcatcaaaaaaaaatttctcaattaTAAGAGAACCATTTAGTCTTGCCAACCTTCAAATCTTTTCTGCAAGAGAGATGGTGAGGGGCACATTACCGTTCTTTTCTAAGCCTTGGGTTGGAACGACATTTACCTTTTCCAAATAGTCTGGCTTCAAATTTCCCCATGGGTTTCTTCCACTTCCATAACTAGGAAGATTTAGAGCAACTACAGATCTAACACTGCAACAAGAAATCATTGTTAAGCTAAGCATATGCAAATAACAGCCACAAACTTCAGTTATCAGTTGAAAATTGTGCTACATGAAGGTTAATAAAGATAAGCCACAATAAGAAATAACCGAATTGGTAAGGATGTCAAGTCAAAATTGGGGGCAACAGGCTCGCATTCCAAACCGACCCTACTACAAATACTGTCCGCTAAAAGAATCTTCTAGATGAAATGGCTTCTTCACACTGCCAGAATCCTTTGATTTGCTTACTTATCACTCGAGATCATATACAAAATTTGCATGAGAAACTTATACACCAGAAATCTGTTGGCCATCTTTGTGGATGTCACTTGCTTTGGAACAGCTTGTTGCAAGTAGCCGGGCTTAGTGGGGCATAAAAATCTTTAGAATATTTATAACCAATGCATGTTGAATTTTTATACCAAATCATCATGTAGGCATAAGTCAAGATGGTTAATCactcatgtaatttcattgaactcATTACTCATCAATACTAGTCAGAATAGCTTGCCTTGTATATTCAAAGAGATCACTGTACTTCAACGAATccttaagaaaaaaaatatcttTTTGTGTTAATGACTCAGGTACTTCTATTGATAGATTTCTTATCAACACTAACCATTAAATTTGAGTTCTGCAACATCTACAACATAATCTTAGACGTGCTAAATGCAATTATGTATCCGAGCATGAACAACAAATTGAGTTCTCAGAAACAACCATTAAAATCACCAAATATTTATATAGTAAAACAAACCTAGCTGGGATAGGGATTTGTTCCCAGTCTGAACAATTGACCTTCTTTATGTGTATCCTCAGAATGTTCTTCAGTCCCCTACATCGAAAAATGAATGGCAAATATCTAGTTAATTAACCAAGACAAAGATACCCTATATGACTAAACAGCCAATCCATACATAGCCTCAAAATACTTGTACAATAAGCAAAGCAACAACAGTATCAGATATCATTATTACAGCTATTATACTTCCCAATTCTGGATAAGTCAATATTGATTCTCAGAAGAAAATACAGGAAAAACTAACACAAGGAGTACACAGGCAACTATGGTTTAACCAGTTAAGCTGTAGGTTTTACAGAACATTGTGCTATGCTGACATGAAATTGTGTATGAAAGATATGGAAAACCAAACAAGCAGAACTGCAAACACATGAAACTCAAATAATAGCAAAAGACCTACTACTGCAAATATGGCAGATATAGTATCAACATACAAAAGCTACATCAGTTAACAACCAAAAAGCCCTTGTTGAGGATGCTTCTTTCTCACAGCAGAAAGGAGAAGCTACTTTTAGCATTTGTTAACAATGCATCCAAAGACTAACTGAAGAAAAACTCCCTCCTCATCTCTTCCAAATTTCAAGTAGAATATAAGATGCATTAGCATAATATGAAAATATTGACATACATTGTATAAATTCAGAAGAGAGTAGATAGCAAAAGATGACTTTAATGcaccactccataaaactttcaCTCAAATTAGATGTGAACATAAAAGACAAACAGACAAAACAAAATCGCAAATCAGAGGAAATTACACCCTGACCTCAAACTTGGATCACTGCTGCAGGGTGTGAAGAACCATCCTTGCTTGCAACTATATCCTGAGTAAATTAACTGCAGCCGAAGAGGTAAGCAAAGACTATTAGTATTGAACATGCTAAAtttaataaaatataatttcagCATCAATCATAATGAAGCTTCAATTACTATGTCACCTAATAACTTTTATTTTCATGAACGAAGATCAATAATGCTAAAAGAAGCCTACAAGAGTTTTAGTATCATCTATATTCAAATAGATATCACAAAAAATTTAATACCATTTTGGAATTAATACTTCATAGCTGAATTTATTGActaaacttttttgtttttggacaTCTATATATTCTGAAGAAACTGAAGGACTTCAACTCACAATTAGATGGAAAAATTATTAGGTTTATATATTTACATAAAGCACATGTGAATATGTGTAAGCTATAAAACCACCAGAGACAATAATGTATGAAATGAATAGTGGATAGACCCACAGAAACCAGAAACATTCCAGTGACAAATTCTcagaatttgatgtattatcTCATATAAGCTGAAGCAACTGAAAAGCCCCATTACCATATGGAGCTAAAATTGAAGAAGAATCTTAGTGGGAAAGTTTAACATGCATATAATCCCAAAAtgatcaaaaaaataaatttactaGCCATTCATTTCACCAGAAAAGAAATAACTTGACAAACAGTCATGAAACTATAGAGGATGAATTATAACAGAATTTACAACTGATTTCCTTCAAATAGTTAATAGCAACTGTGAGGTATCATTggatgatgccagtttatttaAATGAAGATATATAGGCAATTGATCCTATTTAACGGCAGAAAAGGTAGCCAAAACATGACTGATATCAGAAAGACAAACAATGGGGCTCTTGAGCATTCTTAAGAATAGACTCCGATTACCTGTTGACAACAACTTCAGAAAGTAATTGATAGGCtggaaaaataactcaaaaattttgtAACTGAAGTCAGAAAAGTTAAGTTTTACATACATTATCCTAATTATGTAATTAAACCTTTTAACTAAACACAGAAGGGTGCCACTAACCTTGTTAGAGAGAGGACCTTGAGCAAGATAAGGCTTTTCATTGCGTAAATGGTGGAAGCCATAGGCAACCTGGGCATCCATCCCTGTAGTCAAACTGAAAAAGTGAATAATTTTACCATGACCATCTGTCTTTCCATAAAAAAGACACAGATGCAAAAAGATATCACAATCATCGTCATCATCATAGCAATGAAAGCAATGGAGAAATTTTAACGTCATTAACTTCACAATAGttcctgtttttctttttttctctctctcttttgtttCCAATACATATTTCCTCAGCTCTTCAAAAGGTGTCAGACTTAGAATGCCAGGAAAATAGTAGATCTTTTGAAAGCAACATTCGTTtgaaggaaaagaaatacagaaaacaaaaaaggaagatGGCTTAAGGTATAGGACTGTTCTATCGCTGTTTATTAGCAAATTAAAGATTTGGGCTTACTAGGTTGAGGATATATTCAGTAACAACTGTAACATCAGGAAAAAGCAAATtagcttcaagaaaatcaactTAGTAAAACAACAATAGTCTAATTTTTTTGGCCTATTGAGGCTTGCCTCTAGTTTATCTTAGAGACAGCTACAAGCTTCACCTTGTTAGAGAATATGACAGAAGAAGACGACATACAAGGAAACCACAGTACAAAGTGGATTGTAAGATACAAGAGATCCATCGTACAATATGATAACTTATGAAGTCGTCAGAAAATTAATCAGAAGATCAAACACTCGCTAGAATAAAATCACATGCAAATTTGTAATCTTTCTTCAGATTAAACAAGGATACCTATGCTAAAGTAATTATAGAAGACCCCTTGATAGCAAGACATCCTCTCCGGCAGCTCCCCTTCAACCTCCAATCCCTTCACAACACAGAGTAAGGTTGAATCACGAAGAAAAAAGAGTGCAGGCAATAATTCAAACAGAGCTAATTTGGAATAACAACTCAAAGAATCAGGAAGGGAGACAATAGAACACTTAGCAAATTCAGTTTTGACTGAAACCAGAtaataacaaaaaaatgaaaatacagAAAATGATCTTCACCATACAATTATGCATATCCATACTTCTGTACATGAACATCATATCTATAGACACAAATATACTCAGATGTCCACCTATGCACATGTATGTCACTGATAAACAGCTTGGTTCCCAAAAATCCACCCTTACAAATTCCACTTCCCACCCAAGTGGACCCAAAACAGCGAGgggtagagagagagagagaggatgaAGAACGAAACAGCAAGAAGGAGAGCATAAAAAATGCATTTATATAGTGGACAGTTACATCTGCATTAAAAAACCTTACTAAAGAATGCCGATTTACACTGTCATGTTATCGCCAAAGGAAGTTCACGAGGAAAAGAatccaaaagaaaaaccaaaagcAATCAAACAGTGAACTTTTTCTCCCTGAAAATGTGGCATCATAATTGTGATAACTAGGTACAAGGAAAAACAAATCAGGACCCCAAAAGTCTTGGATGTATTATAAAAACCCAATACTTGGCTTAGAACTCTTCTACTTAAATGAGTAAAAAGGAAGACACTATCAAGCGCCCAAGTTTCTTTTCAAAAAGACAGGAAAGTTTCAAAACTCTAAGGTCCAGACCTGCATTTCATACAAAACTTCCCTCGATGAGACCGGTAAATAATCTTCTCACCTTTGAGCATACTTTCCAATATATACTTGAGCGTCATGAGTTGAGTCATAAAGAAGCGAATGAAAATGACAGGACAATTCTGTTCCTTTTGCCAATGGCAGGGATCTGCATCGTGATAGTCAAAACTGTGCCCATCTACCTTTCTTAGTAAGgtacaaaagtatacaagtatATCAATATTGTCTCCAAATTACTTAAGTTCCTGAACCTGTGGAAAAGCTGAAGCCTTGTGCAAAAGTTTAAGCTTAACCCTCCGGACAATATTATTAACATGACAACAAGTGGATTTCAATTTATGGACTCAGGATTAAAAGAGGCAATCACTATCTCCTCGACATGATATTCAGCAGATCTAACACTTGCTATCAACTATATTATAACATCCCGTAAAACATTTCTCATCCTACTCTTTCTAATCTTAACAGTAACATGAAAGGATGAATGAACTCCTATACATCTAAGTTCAACAGCATCATGACAATTTGCAGCCAGAGAAATGGGTTAAACTACATGGGCAAAAAAAGCAAACAATCAACACTAACATATTTCTAGTGCAATTTTTTTAACCACCTCATCAAGAGCTATCTCTTCACACTGCTTCAAAGAATAAGGAGTCTCCAATGCTTCACCAGCAGGCATTGATAGAACAAGATTCCAACTGCATATGAAAGTACATTCAGAAAACGTCTAGGAAGACCATATTTAACGAGGTATTTTGACTGAAAAAGAAAGGATGGTTACAGAAAATGCATAGACCCATAAACAGAAGCTTCTCAATTCCATTATGAGTGCATAAGCATCTATATAAACCATTAAAGCAGAAAAAGGAAACCAAAAAAGATGCCACTAGGTTACTTTTGAAACTGTTTTCTACTTGTCAAAATGACGATGCAATCAGCAATCAGATCCATTAATAGTTTTACCATCCATTTGTAGTTTTGCTAGTTAAACATATAATAAGTACAAGAGACCTCTATTGACAATATTTCAAACATGGCTGAAGAGATACAACCCTTGCACCCCCTCCCCCACTCCAAacagaaaatggaagaaaacattttaaagtaacctAAGGCTCTAACATATCTAATTGGGCTGTTAAATTTCAACAAAATAGAGTTCAAACATGTAAAAAGTTGTTGTGAAAGAAGCAGCAGAATCAGAAGACAGAATATACTAGGGGGCAAAGTAATCACAATACTAACCTATCAAGCCGGCATGTTGGACCATTTGGAACGCTATCAAGTGTTCGTTTGATGGCTGATTTCCAgttaaaaggaaatgaaccacCCTGAAACAGTTTAAGAGAAAACTCAGGAATGACAGAGAGGAGAAACCCTGGAAAGTAGATGCAGATGAAAGGCTTACCCAACCAAAACTCCTTGATAGATCATTTCCTGTACCAAGTGGAATAATTGCTGTAGCTGGAACTGGATTGCGGCCCTGTTTATGCAGCTCCCCTAGACATCCAAGCACCCATCCTACAGTTCCATCACCACCTGCAACCTGTCAAATTAACCTACCAACTTAATCTCCTGAAACTGAGATATTCAAAATCTTAAGACAATAGAATACGCGGCATTCTAGCTGACAAATTTGAGCAAAATTTCAATGCTTAAACAATATATTCAAAGTTCATATAAAGAAAAACTTTCAGTTTGAAAAAGCATCCATACCACCACCCTAAGCTTCTGTCGGACCTCATTAGCACAGCTGTCGCCAAGAGTAGAGAACTTCTCCAGGCAACCCAATCCGTACTGAACAAATTCATGTGGCTTCACAAGGGATAGGTCATAAACCTGGCAGCATTTCAGAGAAAGGAAGCAAATTTATACCAAAGAGTAATCACAATTGAGGAGAGGACACAGAAACATAAGGGGATAGCAAACAAAACCTATCTGGTTAATGTTCAAGCTGTAAAGTTCTGAATTCCAGCTCGAGATGAGTTTAATGTTGTTGACAAAAACTTCATGGGAAATGGGAAGGCCACTTTGCAAACCAAACCATAATTTCAAATTATCTCCCGTGGGAGAGAAAATATTGATGATGCTCAGTGAATGGCATGTTCTAAATTGAGAAAtaccaaatttcaagaaaaaaagttgGTACACCAGACCTTTTGCTTTCCTAGAAGTCGAActaaatttttgatatttaaatcTCCAAAAATGAGAGAAAGTAGATAGATTTCACTAAAGTTCGTGAATCTATCCAGGAAATCAATCGAAggtaataaaaaaagaaaaagtcttaaaggtttttttaaaaaaaatatagtcTACTAATTCAAAGTACATGATAAATTACGATGTTTGTTCtttaaaaaagagagagagagagagagagcttatATGCTCCTGGAGCAAATTTAACCCTTTTCACTAAAGATTGAAAAATGCATTGCTTATTCCTGATCCTACAACGGGAGGTTAGATACTCTCAGTCCCATGCTCTAACCCGGCTTCCTCCTCCCTCCTAAACAATTTTTTtctgaaaaacaaaaacaccTTTTGCCTGATACTTACCACCAACTAGATATAGCAAAAATTCCATGGCAAAACCTTAAAACTCGACTTCAATAAAATCCCACATCTAAGTACAAACCCACTACCAAACCACATTCCACCCACAAACCTAACTGTCCTAAACCAACCTCCTTCCCAAGAAAAAggtacaaaaaaaaatgtaaaagttaaaaaaaaaaaacctgaaaTCACTAGTACACTAGGACAAGCATAAATCATTCTGATAACtaataaattcaaaaataaatctTTTTGAACATTACCACTTCAGCAGGTGCACACGGGTGGCTTCCCAGGTAGTAAGAGAACTAAATGAGAAGACAAAGCAGTCTCCATGTACCAAACCAGCTAGTGGACCCCACACAGTACGTGATTAcgtaaatatacacaaaaccaATCATACATAAACGTATGCAAATGCCAAAAAGGAACAACCAAAAAtcgggaaaaaaaaataagaaatacaaaaataaatttaaaaaaatggaggaggaggaggagaaaaaGTCAAAGACGGAGCCACCTCTGACCTGTTCTTCACCCATGAGACACTGCAACCGGTCTTTAAGCTCCGGCCCATGTCGCCCACCGCTTTTGGaattaataaaaacaataaGTGGGCCCTCCGGCGGGGTCGAAGCCTCGGCGCCGGCAGCATGCGCGGCGTCGAAAAGAACCTTGGCGGCGGGGGCATTTACATCTTTAGCCAAGATGGATTCTTTCATGGCTATCCGTAGATATTCCGGAATAGTGATCTTCTTCCGTAGCTCCTCTTTTGGGATCCGGATACCCGCCAGAGTGCACCCTTTCAAGGACTCGATGACCGACGACCTCCCCGACGACGTGGCGGCACCGGCGAGAGGTTGCCGGGATGTTGCTGACGATGAGTTGGTGGTATCTCGCGCCGAGGATGCTGCTGCTTTCGTCCTCGGTGAGTCCATTTGGTAAGGGGTGGAGCAGAATTACGGTTCCGCCCTTGCTTAATTTTGTGGGAATGGGAATACGGGGGGGATCAGATGCGGAGAAGTTTGATGTTAGATATTGGAATGAACAAGTTCGGATTCTACATATAGAAGTCAAGTATCTACTGTATTCACAGAGACGAATTCTACGTATCTCTGTATATCTGTACGTCTATTACTAGTATAAGTTAAGAGAAGAGGAGAGGCAGAAGAGGGAGATGGATAGGGAAAGAAGAAGGCTGGGAAAAATGGTCGGACTTTTGAATTATGGCTTTGTTTGTTTTCAGTGGAGATTTGCTGGATTAGATTGACCTCGTGGACAAAGTTATCTACGGAAATGACACCATTCTGTTTCTAATTGTTAGTCACTTAGTACTATAAAAACTTCTTTCAGTTCTGGTTTTTTAACTGCTTTTGCTTCCAACCGTCATCCTTGCGGAGTGGACGCGGTGAATTCAGGTGTCATTTGCTCGTAATGTAGAGCACACACAGCTCGTTGGATTCTGTAATGTGGGTAAAGCATGCAAAGATTCTATTTAAGGTTGGTggcaaaaagaaaatgatgaagagGAGATGTTTTTCGGGTATATATGGGATGGTACGACTGTGAATTAACGTGTTTTTATAAAATCGTGTGCACTATTTTGGGTTTGGGATGTTTTCTTGTGTTATTTGGTATGCAAGTGTACAATGTTGTCAAATTAGTGACTGATTAATTCATTCGCGTACATCAATATCATATTTCACATACTTATGAGTGcataatatattatttgattTTGCATCAAATATTGTACTGATAAATACAATAACTAGACGATATTGAACAGAACGTAATAATTTGTATTTTCTTTCAAATCTTGTACCAAACCAGGATTCGCCCAATAAGGAAAAGAATCACAGTACATTTTAATAAATTAATGTTATTTCATCTTTcctattattattttgtttttataaAACAAAAGCCAATATTATTATTAATAAACTAATTGAAAATCGTCCAACACGatttatttgacaaaaaaacTGCAATAATAATAGAAAATACATAGAACATATCACAAAttcatttgatttgaaaaattattaaatttaacAAGAAAGATTACATTATGAATCACAGACTATCACAATCTGATTAATTACAGGAATTGCACCATAAATATCTGTGCATGTATATTCTCACGTATCTACAATTCAATTGGTTCAAGTTCAAAAATGATGTTAAAATCCGACGACGAGAAGATTTGAACATTTTCAGATCTAACATATAGAGACCATTGATTAAGTAGATACAATTGGTTAAGTAGTCATTAGGGTACAAGAAGATTCTTTCTTTGTAATAGATTCCAAATGATGTGTTAGTATTTGTTAAAGTGCTGGCAATAGAATGAACTGTGTGGGCCACAAGCACTGATGGTTTGGTAATGACATCAATGGTGACTATTTGAGCGCATCTAAATTTTGATGCAATTTAAAATCGTTATCAAACAAGGACTTTCGTGAATGTACATATCCTTAGATTCCTTTCCCTAGCGGTAAATATTCAGGGACCTCATATTGTTCACCAAAAAACatagagtattatttggaatatttactgtagtattttttgtgatgtgatgtatgtgagataaaaagtaattgaaaatataaaagatgaattgaaaaatgtgtttatgatgcaagcgaaatattatttgaaataatttgacaatccaaacacactcggtaccatttatttgtttaaaacaaggaagaaaaacaCCATTTATTTTAGTACAAGGGAGGTCTCAAGAGAACTCCAAGTTTTGAACGGAGAAGGgggaaaaattaaatttgagaGTCAAATCAAGAAACTCATAATTTCCTGATTAATATCTCCATCAAGTGTAGGACTcgaaaaatttcaccaaaaatatataggagatatatttgataaaaattaatgTATATGTAGAGGCAATTTACACACATACATAAATGGCatatgtcaaaaaaaaatgataacaGCAGTTGAATTTATGCCTCAAATAATAGATATCATCATTTTTCATTGGTTATGTTTAGTAATGAGAAAATTTTTAGAGCAATGTAATAGACCATTTGGTTTCATTGGCCTATTGTATATGCCATTTATGCATCATGAACACGAGGACCACAGGTGGCGCTTATCAAGGATTGAGACGGCAGTCAAGTTGTACCACATTAATATCGAATAGTACTAATACATTTCTTAATCATCCTTTGAATGGGTCTGAAAAATGGAGCTGTTACACTTGCACAGTTGCACTTCCCGAAAAAAGAATAGTAGCAATAGTTATTAAACGCCCCAACTTAACCTCCAACATCTAGAAGCAGCGGCCTTTCACAAAAATCAACTCTGCAGGCTTCCCTTGTGGCTGTTGGATGACTTTGAATCTCTATTCCTATTTCATTAAACTTCTTATCTTGTACGCGGAATTATGGATCAACTGAGGTGTGTGTATatctagaaaagaaaaattcgaGGCTGAATTGCCAAAGTCTATAAGTCGAGTCAATGGAGCGGGACGGTCTTCCTCGCCAACAGTAAACATTCATTTATTAATTTCATGAAACTTCAAGTCCTCGTATTTGATCTTAAAcgcaaaaagaaaacaattgataGGAAGGTTCGCATACACCTTTCCTCGAGAAATCACGCGGGTCCGTTGAATGGAAGTATAGTCGTTCTGCATAATTTTCAACTCAAACGGACTCCGGGTATGACAGTTCGATTTAATTGGTCACTACAAAAGAAAATGGGGGAAAGAGGGGTATTCCTGTAGTTTGCTTGAGAATGTAAGGATTAATGCGGGAAAGGGACCAAGGCAAAGACGGTAACAAGCTCTGGCGTGGCGGGAGAAAGTGGATTTCCGGCTTTCCCGCGAGTTGGCAGCCGGTACTGAGTTCTGAGTTCTGACGCGACCCAGGTGTGGTGATGAAATGATTGTTTAGTCATTCAAAGAAAGTCGGCTTTCCAGTTGCGTGGTTTCAAATCCGGGAATCATTCCCTTCCCTTCTCTATCCCTGTCTGTaccttttcttgcatttttcttctattctttcttcttcttcttttttctcttttttttttttttttttttgggtaagtatctatttgttcttttctttctctggGGAAATCGTTACTGTATCTAAGGTATTTTTTAATGTATTTTTCTTTCATGCTTTTCCTTTAGGATATCTAATCACTGATGAAATGGAGATGGATTGAGTCGGCGAAATATTCTGACCTTATTCATGGGTTTTGGAATGTTGTCATTTTAATTCAATTCTTCTAAAGAGGAATCAGGAAGCGTGACTCTTGCCAAATCTATTCAAATACTAAAATGTGATTTTGCTTTAATAAATACCTTCTGCATTCAACTTTCCTCGAAGCattaaacaaacaaacaaacaaaatgtCAACAAAAACACCTGTAGTCACATAACATCAAAGTATGCATTATTCATATTAAATCGATAAGAAAAGCAGTACAAGAACGCAGAATTTTGTTT is part of the Coffea eugenioides isolate CCC68of chromosome 6, Ceug_1.0, whole genome shotgun sequence genome and encodes:
- the LOC113775028 gene encoding diacylglycerol kinase 4; the encoded protein is MDSPRTKAAASSARDTTNSSSATSRQPLAGAATSSGRSSVIESLKGCTLAGIRIPKEELRKKITIPEYLRIAMKESILAKDVNAPAAKVLFDAAHAAGAEASTPPEGPLIVFINSKSGGRHGPELKDRLQCLMGEEQVYDLSLVKPHEFVQYGLGCLEKFSTLGDSCANEVRQKLRVVVAGGDGTVGWVLGCLGELHKQGRNPVPATAIIPLGTGNDLSRSFGWGGSFPFNWKSAIKRTLDSVPNGPTCRLDSWNLVLSMPAGEALETPYSLKQCEEIALDEGLEVEGELPERMSCYQGVFYNYFSIGMDAQVAYGFHHLRNEKPYLAQGPLSNKLIYSGYSCKQGWFFTPCSSDPSLRGLKNILRIHIKKVNCSDWEQIPIPASVRSVVALNLPSYGSGRNPWGNLKPDYLEKKGFVEAHADDGLLEIFGLKHGWHASMVMAEVISAKHIAQASAIRFELRGGEWKEAFMQMDGEPWKQPINKDFSTFVEMKRVPFQSVMVHGD